The Echinicola rosea genome has a segment encoding these proteins:
- a CDS encoding M16 family metallopeptidase, with protein sequence MTVLDRSKAPDFNIPESIELTRPIKRTLKNGVPLYFIPTPAIDAIKLEIITESNKQLLPEEDGLVPFFTLNMLLEGTKTMSSPGLDNFFDHYASEVDTISTFEQQGVSLLSTKKHFLSVLPVFRSLLTEAVFPEKELLKRKSQKALTIAMQQEQNGARANQLYRKALFGPSHPFGFISEERHVNAVTKEKLVDYYQEKFLISPELFVIGNLNDLEITRIMEAFEDLTIHESHKKPDEFILWPEKRLTEEKDKAVQSSIRLGQHLIPKTHPDYHALTVFNTILGGYFGSRLIKNIREDKGYTYGIYSSIGSLEKSDYWVVMADVQKGHADEVIREVYSEIEKLKTLPVCPDELEIVRNFMAGHFLSSFSNAFDLINRFKAIHYAGLDYDFYEAQLQFFKTFTPEEVMESGKKYFDTDNIIEVVVG encoded by the coding sequence ATGACAGTACTGGATCGCTCAAAAGCTCCGGATTTCAACATCCCGGAATCGATAGAATTGACAAGACCTATCAAGCGGACTCTAAAAAATGGAGTCCCTTTGTATTTTATTCCTACGCCAGCGATCGATGCGATCAAGCTGGAGATCATCACCGAATCCAATAAGCAGCTGCTACCAGAAGAAGATGGGCTAGTCCCTTTTTTCACCTTGAACATGCTCTTGGAGGGCACCAAGACCATGAGCTCACCAGGGTTGGATAATTTCTTTGACCATTATGCCTCGGAAGTGGATACGATTTCGACCTTCGAGCAGCAAGGAGTTTCGTTATTGAGCACAAAAAAGCACTTTTTAAGTGTTTTACCAGTGTTCAGGTCATTGCTGACAGAGGCAGTTTTCCCCGAAAAGGAACTATTAAAGCGAAAATCCCAAAAAGCCCTGACCATCGCCATGCAGCAAGAGCAAAATGGTGCCCGGGCAAACCAGCTTTACCGAAAGGCGCTATTTGGCCCTTCGCACCCCTTTGGGTTTATCTCTGAGGAGCGCCATGTAAATGCGGTAACGAAGGAAAAACTGGTCGATTACTACCAGGAGAAATTTCTGATCAGTCCAGAACTGTTCGTTATCGGCAACTTGAATGATTTGGAAATCACACGCATCATGGAGGCTTTTGAAGACCTCACTATCCATGAAAGTCATAAGAAACCTGATGAGTTTATCCTCTGGCCGGAAAAGCGGCTTACCGAGGAAAAGGACAAAGCGGTACAATCCAGTATCCGCCTTGGCCAACACCTTATCCCCAAAACCCATCCAGACTATCATGCGCTGACGGTCTTCAACACCATTTTGGGAGGTTATTTTGGCAGTCGGCTTATCAAAAATATCCGGGAAGACAAAGGCTATACCTATGGCATCTACAGCTCGATCGGAAGCTTGGAAAAATCCGATTATTGGGTGGTCATGGCAGATGTCCAGAAAGGCCATGCCGACGAAGTAATCAGGGAGGTCTATTCTGAAATAGAAAAACTAAAAACCCTCCCTGTCTGCCCAGATGAACTGGAAATCGTGCGAAACTTTATGGCAGGTCATTTCCTGTCCAGTTTCAGTAATGCCTTTGATCTGATCAATAGGTTTAAGGCCATCCACTATGCCGGTCTAGACTATGATTTCTACGAAGCCCAACTCCAGTTTTTTAAGACCTTTACTCCAGAAGAGGTAATGGAATCGGGCAAAAAATATTTTGACACCGACAATATCATTGAAGTGGTGGTGGGGTAA
- the porU gene encoding type IX secretion system sortase PorU, which produces MNLIPDILKYTLLVYLALFSTGDPLFAQSTYYKFPVTQSGIYQLSTAELPQLKDTPLDKIAFYGSNGILPQKLEEGAFQLHELPSLLKDNRLYVYLEGPHQFSMEGDSLQYIHHTYTDTAYYLIKTNVPTPKRIKTSQEPPPHTNSPSGNVLLYSLYPYKKEELNLLSSGRKWYGNRLRAGGIASFNIHVEAYHDGPIFYQANLMAQSTSTAELKLRSHQHEFFTTSISPISQSTYGLKGREKSVTGFTGHTDLGNPTQFNIELESSDPNAVAFLDYFLLGLPNNADQIQKGIYINLHPQEPVAIGVEEDKLYWDVSRFDQPSALLPKNGKAMLAPLHRVAIAQTSASAVIKDLRKVTLNLRQIDPAALVIITAPSLMFQANKLADFKRSIGISTVVVTTQEIYDCYNYGTRDVTAIRNFLADQYHLHKTLQNVLLFGKGTFDYKNISSGRPNLVPTYCSRNSLHPLTSFSSDDYFGFLEFGQGEWQETAQGDLPLSIGVGRIPVINFQEARNVVEKIIQYETPSAQLGKWKRQLLFVADDGDQNIHLGHSENHASTISHESPAYEVQKLYLDAFEQIKDKGSQSSPKAKAALSKRLEEGALLVNYIGHGNENTLTAERIFQTSDLQDWPETNHFPLIVTATCAFGRHDSPYLRSGAEELLMAKNKGAIALLTTGRPVFSSINFELNKAFIRAIQENDMGKGLQLGDIFKVTKNNSLNGPYNRNFSLLGDPSLRLARPELTVDFQLSSPDGIPSDTLFTHQKSTISGSILDPVTRIPVDNFEGTFIVEILGPPSISETNGDEGPPATYQDPNNILYRVTGNVKNGHFMAELFINPNSSLSNGTIRAFASSSSNTFEAMQATSIPLGQAPPDGQSDQEGPIIRLFANDTIKNNDVISSNRVTFIAALDDKSGIQTVSGKGQDISLQVNGHPPMILNDYYRAIHSKYTTGIIEMPLDGLEEGVNTLELTAFDNFGNRSTQILEIEVRGSKKIRILEFINYPNPTNDISYFKIKHNRPNESIIFKLNIFNLLGQEIFSKEKRYPKASTEITDIEWIFLRDMIKIPAKGTYIYELQLTSERDGTSDQAIGKINIQ; this is translated from the coding sequence ATGAACCTGATTCCTGACATACTGAAATACACCCTATTGGTATATTTGGCTCTTTTCAGTACAGGTGATCCATTATTTGCCCAGTCAACTTACTACAAATTTCCGGTCACCCAATCCGGCATCTACCAGCTATCCACAGCAGAGCTACCACAGCTAAAGGATACTCCCTTGGATAAAATTGCCTTTTATGGCTCCAATGGTATCCTACCGCAAAAGTTGGAAGAAGGGGCTTTCCAACTTCATGAACTCCCTTCCCTTCTAAAAGACAATCGTCTGTATGTTTACCTGGAAGGGCCTCATCAATTTTCCATGGAAGGCGATAGTTTACAATACATCCATCACACCTATACTGACACCGCCTATTACCTCATCAAAACCAATGTACCGACTCCCAAGCGCATTAAAACCAGCCAAGAACCACCTCCCCATACTAATTCCCCATCAGGAAATGTGCTACTTTACTCGCTCTATCCTTATAAAAAAGAAGAACTGAACCTCCTTTCTTCCGGTAGAAAATGGTACGGAAATAGGCTTCGGGCTGGTGGAATCGCTTCTTTTAACATCCACGTGGAGGCCTACCATGATGGCCCCATTTTTTACCAAGCCAATCTCATGGCACAATCCACCAGTACTGCTGAACTAAAGCTCAGAAGCCATCAGCATGAATTTTTCACCACCTCTATTTCTCCCATTTCCCAATCCACCTATGGATTAAAAGGACGGGAAAAATCCGTAACAGGATTTACCGGACACACTGACTTGGGCAACCCCACGCAGTTTAATATTGAACTGGAGAGCAGCGATCCAAATGCCGTAGCATTCTTGGATTATTTCCTGTTAGGACTTCCAAATAATGCCGATCAAATCCAAAAAGGCATTTATATAAACCTTCATCCACAGGAACCTGTTGCAATCGGAGTGGAGGAAGACAAACTCTACTGGGATGTTTCGCGCTTCGACCAACCATCCGCCCTACTTCCAAAAAATGGCAAAGCCATGCTGGCACCACTTCACCGTGTCGCCATTGCACAGACCAGTGCATCAGCCGTCATCAAGGATCTCCGCAAGGTAACCCTAAACCTCCGGCAGATCGATCCAGCAGCCTTGGTAATCATTACGGCACCATCACTCATGTTTCAAGCCAATAAATTAGCGGATTTTAAGCGAAGCATCGGGATCAGCACAGTGGTGGTTACGACACAGGAAATATACGACTGTTATAATTATGGCACCAGGGATGTTACCGCCATCCGTAATTTTCTGGCCGACCAATACCACCTGCACAAAACCCTTCAAAACGTACTGCTTTTTGGAAAAGGCACTTTTGACTATAAAAACATCAGCTCGGGTCGCCCTAACCTCGTCCCCACTTACTGCAGCCGAAACAGTCTCCATCCATTGACATCCTTCAGCTCGGATGACTATTTTGGTTTTTTGGAATTTGGGCAAGGGGAATGGCAAGAAACAGCGCAAGGAGACCTTCCGCTTTCCATTGGGGTGGGACGTATCCCGGTAATCAACTTCCAGGAAGCCCGGAATGTCGTAGAAAAAATCATCCAATACGAAACCCCTTCTGCACAGCTTGGTAAATGGAAAAGGCAACTTCTTTTTGTGGCCGATGATGGAGATCAAAACATCCACCTTGGCCACAGCGAGAACCACGCTTCTACTATTTCACATGAAAGCCCGGCATATGAAGTCCAAAAGCTCTACTTGGATGCATTCGAGCAAATCAAAGATAAGGGCTCCCAGTCTTCTCCAAAAGCAAAAGCAGCGCTGTCCAAGCGGCTAGAAGAGGGAGCATTGCTCGTTAATTATATTGGTCACGGCAATGAAAACACGCTTACAGCTGAAAGAATCTTCCAAACAAGTGACCTTCAGGACTGGCCTGAAACCAACCATTTCCCACTGATCGTTACCGCCACCTGTGCCTTTGGCCGACATGACAGCCCCTATTTAAGGTCAGGAGCTGAAGAACTGTTGATGGCCAAAAACAAAGGTGCCATTGCCCTGCTGACCACAGGAAGACCGGTGTTTAGCAGCATCAACTTTGAATTGAACAAAGCATTCATCAGGGCCATTCAGGAAAATGATATGGGAAAAGGACTTCAGCTAGGAGACATCTTTAAGGTTACAAAAAACAATAGCCTCAACGGCCCCTATAACCGGAACTTCTCGCTCCTTGGCGATCCCAGTCTCCGGTTGGCCCGGCCAGAATTGACCGTGGACTTCCAGCTGTCATCCCCTGACGGAATCCCCAGCGACACGCTATTTACCCATCAAAAATCCACCATCAGCGGCAGTATCCTTGATCCTGTCACCAGAATTCCAGTCGATAATTTTGAGGGGACATTTATAGTAGAGATCTTGGGACCACCCTCCATCTCAGAGACCAATGGTGACGAAGGGCCTCCCGCTACCTATCAAGACCCAAACAATATCCTCTACCGAGTAACAGGAAATGTCAAGAATGGCCATTTTATGGCAGAGCTTTTCATCAACCCCAACAGCAGCCTCTCCAATGGAACCATAAGGGCTTTTGCTTCTTCCAGCTCCAATACCTTCGAAGCCATGCAGGCCACTTCCATCCCCTTAGGCCAGGCTCCTCCTGATGGCCAATCCGATCAAGAAGGCCCCATCATTCGCTTATTTGCCAATGATACCATAAAAAACAATGACGTCATTTCTTCTAACCGGGTCACATTCATCGCTGCTTTGGACGATAAAAGCGGCATCCAGACCGTTTCAGGAAAAGGTCAGGACATCAGCCTTCAGGTCAATGGCCACCCCCCCATGATCCTCAATGATTATTATCGTGCCATTCACAGCAAATACACCACTGGCATCATCGAAATGCCCCTTGATGGATTGGAAGAAGGAGTGAATACGCTGGAATTAACCGCTTTTGATAATTTCGGGAACCGCAGCACCCAAATCTTGGAGATAGAAGTCCGGGGAAGTAAAAAAATAAGAATTTTAGAATTTATAAATTATCCAAATCCTACAAATGACATCAGTTATTTTAAAATAAAACATAATCGACCTAATGAAAGTATAATTTTTAAGTTGAACATCTTTAATTTATTGGGACAGGAAATATTTTCAAAGGAAAAACGTTATCCAAAAGCAAGTACAGAAATCACCGATATCGAATGGATTTTTTTAAGAGACATGATAAAAATTCCCGCAAAAGGAACTTATATTTACGAATTACAGCTAACAAGCGAAAGGGACGGAACCTCGGACCAGGCAATTGGAAAAATAAATATTCAATGA
- the pssA gene encoding CDP-diacylglycerol--serine O-phosphatidyltransferase, translated as MNIKKHIPNAITCMNLASGMAGIFFVLDGNLFAATYFIMVAAVFDFLDGMVARLLKVHSEIGKQLDSLADMVTFGVLPSFVLFQLLKIPFPSGYVPFIAFLIGIQSAMRLAKFNIDTRQSDRFIGVPTPANALLICTLPFLAERFTWADSLVQNSYFLLGLTLIMALLLTAELPLIALKFKNFRLTDNVFRYLVTAIGAVSVLWLGLAGIPLIIISYILLSLVESRLTSL; from the coding sequence TTGAATATCAAAAAACACATTCCCAATGCAATTACCTGCATGAACCTCGCCAGTGGAATGGCTGGAATATTTTTCGTGCTGGATGGAAATCTCTTTGCAGCGACGTATTTTATCATGGTCGCTGCGGTTTTTGATTTCTTGGATGGTATGGTGGCCCGCTTGCTGAAAGTACACAGTGAGATCGGAAAACAACTTGATTCACTCGCGGACATGGTGACCTTTGGCGTACTACCATCATTTGTGCTTTTTCAGCTGTTAAAAATCCCTTTTCCATCAGGATATGTTCCTTTTATCGCATTTCTGATCGGTATTCAGTCTGCCATGCGTTTGGCGAAATTCAATATTGACACACGGCAATCTGATCGGTTTATCGGTGTACCCACTCCTGCCAATGCACTATTGATCTGTACCTTGCCTTTTCTTGCCGAACGATTTACTTGGGCAGATTCTTTGGTGCAAAACAGTTATTTCCTCTTGGGACTGACGCTGATCATGGCCTTGCTCCTGACCGCGGAGCTGCCCCTGATTGCCTTGAAATTCAAAAACTTTCGATTGACGGATAATGTGTTTCGATATTTGGTCACTGCGATCGGAGCAGTAAGCGTCTTATGGCTGGGATTGGCAGGAATACCCTTAATCATCATCAGCTATATCTTGCTTTCTTTAGTAGAAAGCAGGCTTACCTCCTTATGA
- a CDS encoding NAD(P)/FAD-dependent oxidoreductase: protein MEVDFLLIGQGIAGTVLSYRLIKSGKSVLVIDQADANNSSRVAAGLFNPITGRKMVKTWNADLLFPAIKPLYGDLEALLGKQLMYARNIYRPFFSIEEQNEWMGKSCDAEVQDYLENVRTKPLYEEVTDPYGGIMLKNAGYLDINTLMDAYGDWLAKNGRLRNGHFDEELLKHEAGKWHYQDIKASAIVYCSGLGAAKSSYFDWLPFAPVKGEIIEIESDFAPEEIINRGVFRITMPDDRIRVGSTYSWHDLDEGPTDRGKEEILERLEKIVPSKAGKLLSHRVGVRPATKDRKPFLGKHPAAESVYIFNGFGAKGVSLVPYYSKIMLRLLLEGSEPEKDVNISRFFKYI, encoded by the coding sequence ATGGAAGTAGATTTTTTACTCATTGGACAAGGCATAGCAGGTACGGTTTTATCCTATCGGTTGATCAAATCAGGGAAGTCTGTTCTTGTGATTGATCAGGCCGACGCCAATAACAGCAGTAGGGTAGCTGCAGGGCTGTTCAATCCTATCACCGGCCGGAAAATGGTCAAAACCTGGAATGCTGATCTTCTGTTTCCGGCCATCAAGCCACTTTATGGTGACCTGGAGGCCTTGCTGGGCAAGCAGCTCATGTATGCCAGAAATATCTATCGCCCGTTTTTCAGCATTGAGGAGCAAAATGAATGGATGGGGAAAAGTTGTGATGCGGAAGTACAGGATTATTTGGAGAATGTCAGGACAAAGCCGTTGTATGAAGAGGTCACTGATCCCTATGGAGGCATTATGCTCAAGAATGCCGGTTATTTGGACATCAATACGTTAATGGACGCCTATGGCGATTGGTTGGCAAAAAACGGACGACTACGCAATGGGCACTTCGATGAGGAGCTGCTCAAGCATGAAGCTGGCAAATGGCATTATCAGGATATAAAAGCATCGGCAATAGTTTATTGCAGTGGTCTGGGAGCGGCCAAAAGTTCGTATTTTGATTGGTTGCCTTTTGCACCGGTCAAAGGAGAAATAATCGAGATAGAAAGTGATTTTGCTCCTGAAGAAATCATCAATAGGGGTGTGTTCAGGATTACCATGCCTGACGATAGGATTAGGGTGGGATCTACCTATAGCTGGCATGATCTGGACGAAGGCCCCACTGATCGGGGCAAAGAGGAGATTTTAGAACGATTGGAGAAGATTGTCCCGAGCAAGGCGGGTAAGCTGCTGAGTCATCGCGTGGGCGTTCGGCCTGCTACCAAGGATCGAAAACCTTTTCTTGGAAAACATCCTGCTGCTGAAAGCGTTTATATCTTCAATGGATTTGGTGCGAAAGGGGTTTCTTTAGTACCTTATTACAGCAAGATCATGCTCAGGTTATTATTGGAAGGTAGCGAACCTGAAAAAGATGTTAACATAAGTCGATTTTTTAAGTATATTTAA
- the porV gene encoding type IX secretion system outer membrane channel protein PorV translates to MKKSSDYLKALTFLTAFTFTALSAEAQNSVRVSGQDQGRRVIITAVPFLNFAPDSRHSAMGDAGVATTPDANSIHWNAAKLAFAEDEMGFALSYSPWLGKLVPDMSLSYLTGYMRIDEMSTLGVDLRYFNMGDIQLTNGQGQSIGQFNPRDIAIGTNYSRKLSETLSLGISARFIHSNIAGNISSNGSGDSKPGVSVGVDVGVYQRKEVLFSNKEAYWSWGANISNIGPKLTYNNPDDADYLPTNLRIGTALETALDENNNLTFALDFNKLMVPTPPIYATNEDGSLIIDANGNPEIEQGKDPDRPLLSAMFGSFADAPDGFSEEMQELMISFGVEYEYAEKFALRTGYFYENKHKGGRQYFTMGVGFDLKRLGFDFSYLVPQKQNHPLAETLRFSLAYNIPK, encoded by the coding sequence ATGAAGAAATCAAGTGATTATTTAAAAGCGCTTACTTTTTTAACTGCATTTACCTTTACTGCTCTTTCGGCGGAAGCCCAAAATTCGGTGCGAGTTTCTGGACAAGACCAAGGCCGTAGGGTAATCATTACAGCTGTACCCTTTTTGAATTTTGCCCCTGATAGTAGGCATTCGGCCATGGGAGATGCAGGTGTAGCCACCACTCCTGATGCCAATTCAATCCATTGGAATGCCGCCAAGCTGGCCTTTGCGGAAGATGAAATGGGGTTTGCACTATCCTATTCCCCTTGGTTGGGAAAATTGGTTCCGGACATGTCCCTGAGCTACCTTACCGGCTATATGCGGATCGATGAGATGTCCACACTGGGAGTGGACTTGCGGTATTTTAACATGGGCGATATCCAACTGACCAATGGCCAAGGACAGTCCATCGGTCAGTTCAATCCTAGGGATATTGCCATTGGCACGAATTATTCCAGAAAACTCTCCGAGACGCTTAGCCTGGGTATTTCCGCCCGGTTTATCCATTCGAATATTGCAGGAAACATTTCCTCCAATGGCAGCGGAGACAGCAAACCAGGCGTCAGTGTAGGTGTGGATGTGGGCGTTTACCAACGCAAAGAAGTGCTGTTCAGCAATAAAGAAGCATACTGGTCGTGGGGAGCCAATATCAGCAATATAGGCCCTAAACTCACCTATAATAATCCTGATGATGCCGATTACCTCCCGACCAACCTACGGATAGGAACAGCACTGGAAACTGCCCTGGACGAAAACAATAACCTGACCTTCGCCCTTGACTTCAACAAATTGATGGTCCCTACCCCTCCGATCTATGCGACCAATGAGGATGGTTCGTTAATTATAGATGCCAATGGAAACCCAGAAATAGAACAAGGCAAAGACCCAGATCGCCCACTCCTTAGCGCCATGTTCGGTTCCTTTGCCGATGCTCCTGATGGCTTCAGTGAAGAAATGCAGGAACTGATGATTTCTTTTGGTGTGGAGTACGAATACGCGGAAAAGTTTGCGCTGCGGACAGGTTATTTCTATGAAAACAAGCATAAAGGTGGAAGGCAATATTTCACCATGGGCGTAGGATTTGACCTCAAGCGTTTGGGCTTTGACTTCTCTTACCTGGTGCCCCAAAAACAAAATCACCCGTTGGCCGAAACCTTGAGATTTTCCTTGGCCTATAATATCCCTAAGTAA
- a CDS encoding MBL fold metallo-hydrolase, with protein MLNVQTFTFNPFQENCYILYDDTKEAVIIDPGCYAKDEQEALDNFVQSNGLTPVRLLNTHCHIDHVLGNYFVNQSYGLPLEIHPKDEPVLMAVSSYASNYGFPAYTPCEAEKYLEEADKITFGETTLEVIWVPGHAPGHVVFYHPESKTCIGGDTLFQGSIGRTDLPGGDHQTLLDAIKSKLFVLPDDVKVYPGHGPTTLIGHEKNHNPFVGKNAQF; from the coding sequence ATGCTTAATGTACAAACTTTCACGTTCAACCCCTTTCAGGAAAACTGCTATATCCTGTACGATGACACCAAAGAAGCGGTGATCATCGATCCTGGATGCTATGCTAAGGACGAACAGGAAGCATTAGATAATTTTGTCCAATCAAATGGCCTCACTCCAGTGAGATTACTGAATACCCACTGTCATATTGATCATGTTTTAGGTAATTATTTCGTAAACCAATCCTATGGCCTTCCTTTGGAAATCCATCCCAAAGATGAACCTGTCCTTATGGCCGTCAGTTCTTATGCCTCCAATTACGGATTTCCGGCATATACACCCTGCGAGGCCGAAAAATACTTGGAAGAAGCTGATAAGATAACCTTTGGCGAGACTACGCTGGAAGTTATCTGGGTTCCGGGCCATGCCCCTGGTCATGTGGTATTCTATCATCCCGAGAGCAAAACCTGTATCGGTGGCGACACCTTGTTTCAAGGAAGCATTGGCCGTACTGACCTGCCCGGAGGAGATCATCAGACCTTGCTCGATGCCATTAAATCCAAACTTTTTGTGCTTCCAGATGATGTAAAGGTCTATCCGGGACACGGACCGACCACGCTGATCGGCCATGAAAAAAACCACAATCCTTTCGTAGGTAAAAACGCTCAATTTTGA
- a CDS encoding glycosyltransferase, translating into MVSPLVSVVVICHNQGDYILDALNSVLRQDYPVLEIIVVDNGSKDDSVDKIKTWLWMNDQERAVKTFVYEQPVNYCEAFNEALVSTQGDYVIDLSGDDVLGKEHISKSVQTLREHPEAALCSSNANLVNENGTQIDTFFPVSQQGEILGKVPQGDVYERVIMRYCVCTPTVVFDAFKLKRIGGYNEGLVYEDFDILTRLARKYPFAFSGHLGVNKRIHRGSFSRQQYRTRSSEMLVSTVEVCKNIAIMNRTASERKALIYRCMHEAKHALGSANFEAAGELLHLAESLGASGLAIKLFRLWHGMKLDVSILYEKLRR; encoded by the coding sequence ATGGTATCTCCTCTAGTCAGTGTAGTTGTCATATGCCACAATCAAGGTGATTACATTCTTGATGCGCTCAATAGCGTTTTGCGGCAGGATTATCCTGTATTGGAGATCATTGTTGTGGATAATGGCAGCAAAGATGATAGCGTAGATAAAATAAAAACCTGGTTATGGATGAATGATCAAGAGCGGGCGGTCAAGACGTTTGTCTATGAGCAGCCCGTTAATTACTGCGAGGCGTTTAATGAGGCCTTGGTATCCACACAAGGCGATTATGTCATTGACTTGTCTGGTGATGATGTGTTGGGGAAGGAGCATATCAGTAAATCGGTTCAGACGCTCAGAGAACATCCTGAAGCGGCCCTTTGCTCCAGTAATGCCAATTTGGTAAATGAGAATGGAACGCAAATCGATACGTTTTTTCCCGTAAGCCAGCAAGGGGAAATCCTGGGGAAAGTGCCTCAAGGAGACGTGTATGAGCGAGTGATCATGCGGTATTGTGTCTGCACCCCTACGGTCGTTTTTGATGCGTTTAAATTGAAGCGGATCGGGGGATATAACGAAGGGTTGGTCTATGAAGATTTTGATATTTTGACGCGACTTGCCCGTAAATATCCGTTTGCTTTTAGCGGTCACCTGGGGGTGAATAAACGGATCCATAGAGGTTCCTTTTCTCGTCAGCAGTACCGGACCAGGTCTTCAGAAATGCTGGTCTCTACCGTTGAGGTATGTAAGAATATAGCCATAATGAACAGAACGGCATCTGAGCGAAAGGCCTTGATCTACAGATGTATGCATGAAGCTAAGCATGCCTTGGGATCTGCTAACTTTGAGGCTGCTGGCGAATTGCTCCATCTAGCCGAAAGCCTTGGTGCTTCAGGGTTGGCTATAAAGCTTTTTAGGCTTTGGCATGGGATGAAGCTGGATGTTTCTATTTTATATGAAAAGTTAAGGAGGTGA